From the genome of Triticum aestivum cultivar Chinese Spring chromosome 3B, IWGSC CS RefSeq v2.1, whole genome shotgun sequence, one region includes:
- the LOC123070210 gene encoding AAA-ATPase At3g50940 — translation MAMTSPNSRALERYKSAVTTATSVLGAAMLLRRVLADVLPGTALGALLLLPPASARRHAVLIEEFDGTLYNRVFLVAKAYVSTLLAAAPFVPLMKASLPRGAGAEHVLLALRPGTAVVDVFDGAKVTWRLSRKHDGGAGRRRATEDAREVFKLSFDAEHKDMVLGSYLPAVMARVEAMSQEQRQTKLYSNEWGKWRTVRLRNASTFATVAMDDALRQAVVDDLDRFLTRKEYYRQTGRAWKRGYLVHGPPGTGKSSLVAAISNHLHFDVYDLDVGGVRSNTELRKLLIRMKNRSILLVEDVDCAMATAPRREATGSSDGGSPASKNHKVTLSGLLNMVDGLWSSSGHERILIFTTNHKDRLDPALLRPGRMDMHVHMGYCGFVAFRELAANYHGIQDHRLFPEIEALLREVEVAPAEVAERLLMTDDADAAVEMAAKLLRDRKAGTGEDGGYIKQKLHVGPRRPRRPPAARRAVLDEGIGGSSRRGQGRGPGAGRRGRGEVRGRGRR, via the exons ATGGCCATGACATCCCCGAACAGCAGAGCACTGGAACGGTACAAGAGCGCCGTCACGACGGCAACTTCCGTGCTGGGCGCGGCCATGCTGCTGCGCCGGGTGCTCGCCGACGTCCTCCCAGGCACGGCCCTCGGCGCGTTGCTCCTCCTGCCGCCAGCCTCCGCCCGGCGCCACGCCGTGCTCATCGAGGAGTTCGACGGCACCCTGTACAACCGTGTCTTCTTGGTGGCCAAGGCGTACGTTTCCACGCTCCTCGCCGCGGCACCGTTCGTGCCGCTGATGAAGGCCAGCCTGCCTCGCGGGGCTGGTGCGGAGCACGTCCTGCTCGCCCTGCGCCCCGGCACGGCGGTCGTCGACGTGTTCGACGGGGCGAAGGTCACGTGGCGCCTAAGCAGGAAGCACGACGGGGGCGCCGGCAGGCGGCGGGCCACGGAGGACGCGCGCGAGGTGTTCAAGCTCAGCTTCGACGCCGAGCACAAGGACATGGTGCTCGGCTCCTACCTGCCGGCCGTCATGGCCCGCGTGGAGGCCATGTCCCAGGAGCAGAGGCAGACCAAGCTGTACAGCAACGAGTGGGGCAAGTGGCGGACAGTGAGGCTCCGCAACGCCTCGACGTTCGCGACGGTGGCCATGGACGACGCGCTGCGGCAGGCTGTGGTGGACGACCTGGACAGGTTCTTGACCCGGAAGGAGTACTACCGGCAGACGGGGAGGGCGTGGAAGAGGGGCTACCTGGTCCACGGCCCGCCCGGCACCGGCAAGTCCAGCCTGGTCGCCGCGATCTCCAACCACCTCCATTTCGACGTGTATGACCTCGACGTCGGCGGCGTCAGGTCCAACACCGAGCTGAGGAAACTGCTGATTCGGATGAAGAACAGGTCCATATTGTTGGTCGAAGATGTCGACTGCGCCATGGCGACGGCGCCACGGAGAGAGGCGACGGGAAGCTCCGACGGGGGCAGCCCTGCTTCCAAGAATCACAAG GTCActctgtccgggctgctcaacatgGTGGACGGCCTCTGGTCCAGCAGCGGCCATGAgcggatcctcatcttcaccaCCAACCACAAAGACCGGCTAGACCCGGCGCTGCTCCGGCCTGGCCGGATGGACATGCACGTCCACATGGGCTACTGCGGCTTCGTCGCCTTCAGGGAGCTCGCGGCCAACTACCACGGCATCCAAGACCACCGGCTCTTCCCGGAGATCGAGGCGCTTCTGCGGGAGGTGGAGGTGGCACCGGCGGAGGTCGCCGAGAGGCTGCTTATGACCGACGATGCCGATGCCGCTGTCGAGATGGCCGCGAAGCTGCTGAGAGACAGGAAGGCGGGGACCGGGGAAGATGGCGGGTACATCAAGCAGAAACTGCACGTAGGGCCTAGGCGCCCGCGTCGGCCCCCGGCTGCAAGACGGGCGGTGCTTGACGAGGGAATTGGTGGGTCCTCACGACGAGGCCAGGGGCGTGGACCAGGGGCAGGGCGACGTGGCCGGGGTGAGGTGCGCGGACGAGGACGGCGATAG